The sequence TGCAGCTGCCAATTTTTTTGGATCAAGAGGTTTCACGAACAGGAGAAGTGGCTCATTTGGATCCTACAGAAAACCAATAAGAGCAAAGTCTGGTAATTAGTTTAGTGCTACGAGTGCGGGAAGTTTGATATAGCACGTGCTTACATACAAAGGAAAAGTAACTCATATGAATGATTAACgaggagaggaaaaaaaattatcaaaaaagtaGGTAAGCACCAATAGGTGGAGCCATCCATGTGGGACACATCGCCGTTTCAACTCTCGCTCTCGCCTGATGCTTCCAACAGATGCCATCAGTGGCTTTGAGTCAATGAAGGTTAGACTTGGTGAGACATCAGCCTGAGCATGTGGACGGCTAATAGCAGCAGCATCCGAGTCAACATATTCCTCTTCACTTGAACCAAACATACTTGGGAAGGAAGGAAATCCAGGCAGAGCCAATGTGTCCTCAACAAGCTCAATTTCATTCTGGAAACCGAGGAGGTCTACGATTAATCCAGAATCAAACCACATTCCACATAAATGATCTTAAAGCTTATGAAGAGCAGAGAACCACTTATGATGCTAAAAGATATTGAATTGAAGAGGTCATGTCATGGCAATATGGCAGTTGACAAAAAGGCAGTTAGCTGAGAAAGATCTGGCCCACAATCAAAGATAGAGCTTGCCATAAAGAGTCACCTCCACTTAAACCTATCCAAAATGATTTATTACAACCAACTTTTAATGGATTACTGAAATGTTCTTTTCCcgtgtaaacacctaatttttgaccaaatctaacgtttttatgtcattttagtattcaatttatttttattttttaggtctaaattagatattttcagtttatcttatttttacaagGTTTgtttaaaagttttgaaaactacaaaaatagagttacattttaaataagcttttattttcattattatttatttactaagaaaaacaaaaggaaaatttttaaatcatatttgttttcttcttttaatttttaataaataatctagtaATATTAATAGTctgtaatcatgttttaagacTAATTATTTAACTTACTTAGAGTTTATTAGtcttcaataaatttttttatttttattttttctcttttcttttctttttattttattattttaatttaaaacattaatttaaaaaaaaaaaaaaaaaaaaagccctAAACTGCCCCATCACCCTTTCCCCACTAACCTAAAACCACTCTCCGATTATCTCCCAATTTCCCACGTCCACAACTTGCACTACAAACACACATACACCATATATAACATACACATGCAGACAACCAAGAGGGGGAAGAATACAACACAAAAGAACAAATAGGAGACTTGAAAagaaaaacagaaagaaaagaaaacactgaaaacaagaaaaagcagagagaagagggagaaatcagtgaaggaaaagaaggaaAACAAGAAGATTTTTTAAAGTTCGAAGATTCGAGTTCGGGTTCCGTTCGAATTTTCGATGACGACGTTCTTGCATTGATACTTGATTTAATTTGTAATACAAGTTTTATCTCATCTTGTATTATATTTCATAAGTTTATCATAAATCGAAGCATGAATGAAATTATCGCAAGGGCTTCTTATATTAGAGCGTATGTAGTTTGTTATTATGAAGTTTTTTTTAGCTCTAATGTTTTGTTTCTTTTCCATTAGTTGAAATTTtgcttaaaataaaataacaaaggagGTCAGAACTTGTAGTTTGTAAAATAATGAACAAAagttgttatatttattttttttatgaaacgtGTGTTTGTGAGTTAGTAAAATATCAAGATCTCCAATTCTTATACTTACAATCTCTATCATAACCATGACGTAACTATACATACTGTTTTCCCCAAAtgggttttcttttttatttcaataagctaaaaaaaaaaaaaagaagtcctCAGTGAATTTCAAGAAGCATAGACAATATAATAGGTCACAGCTTTAATTTCCAATTCAAGACCTATCCATAAGGGgttgaaaagagaggaaaaatcaATTGTACGGAAGTGAACTCATGAAAGAATGAGTTAGATTCGTAATCTcaagaaaattaaagttttacATGCAAGTGAAcctaacgatgaagttggaaagccctgctactgACCATttgttataataaaatttaatataccatttgAAGCCGATTGAATTGGGTTAGGTAGATTCTAAACCTATTAAGTGCTTATTTAGACTAAGAAAATGGGGACTCCTTATAAATGTCTCAAAGGCgcgagaaatatatcaaaactcgTAGTAAGGCCGGAAAGCACTGCTAACGATAAATCTACATAGTCATATAATAAGACCgttttaaataaattcaaaataatagaaagCAGGATATAAGAGTCATTTCTAGGCTAATAAATATTAcatatccaaaagattaatttaagccagacttaagtcaataaagcgaccgtgctagaaccacgggactcgaggggtgcctaacaccttcccctcggtcaacagaattccagaccaaaaattaagagtcatttccttttgaataaggattcaataaggtgacttggaacacccaaactcaattccaagtggcgactctgtatataaaataatctctattcaaaacgtcactttaattggaaaaaccctttttatctaaaaccaactccctagtgGGCTTGGGGCagtaaaaataggggtgtgacatcCCGTACTGCAATTGGAGTCAATTCATAGCAGCACGTAATATAATAAACTCAGTTTCATATAATTCAGAAAGCAATCATTATTAAATAGAGAACAAGCATACTTGTAAAATGTCGTCTCCTGTAGTGacacaaaaattatttaattgtGGACTGCCTCACAGAAATATCATTTCAGTAGGTATTACAAGCATAAAAGTTAGCAAAGGAGAAAGAAGATAATACCACTCCACATACCTTGTGTTTCATTTGAAGTCTCTAAAGACTAACCTCACTCTCCACAACCTCTCGTTTCTTCTCCTCTCTCTGCATATAATCACatcaaagagttgaaatctgCAGATTGGGTGATCAAATAGATAGACTTCGTATAGGtctataatttctttattttgtggAAACAATCTTAGAACATTAAAACAACATGTTATACATATCTTCACattgcaattttttattttttatttttgcaagcCTTCCACATTGCATTCCATATAAATTATAAAGCTAGGCAAAAGAAGAGCGATGTGACATCTCTCTTTGGCCAAGGATCCCATTAATCTTTCTTTCTCGTTATATTGACAATTTCCTCTACTTCTCTATTTCTTATTGAACAAGAATAAATGTGTCAATTTCTACTACTCCACTCATTCATATTCTTTATAGTAAAACTTAATGGTCTTTATTGACACTACCCCAGAACTAACCCCTAAATAATTAACAGCATGTTAATGGCATCATTGGGCATTCCATATTGCagtcctataaatagaggcacTATAAGACTTTGTTGCAAAAAGAAATGATCATATTAGTCAAGAATATCACCCTTTTTGAGCATCAGGTATTGCATTAGTCAACAGGCAATCGGTTGTGATTGTGCAGACAGAGATTTTAAAGAGGAAAAATCATATGAAATTGATTCCACCCAGAGTAAGGCCAATGCAAACTTACAAGTAGCTTATGCAGTTTTGACTTTGTTTGATTGCAACTTGTAATATATATAGAGAAAACTTCATAAAACTTATTCAGAAAAGTAGAAAGGCTGCAGCAAAATTTGCACATAAACTTATACAAAATTGTAAACTTATCTCAAATTGTTAACTTATTAGATTTTCTAAAAACTGCACTTGGTAACCTATCATGCAATATGTTGTTAactattgtttcttttctttattttacaacACATTTGtcttttatctcatttttagCTGTAtccttttttttctccttatctTATTTAAGAATTTCAAAAGGCGTTCTTTCCAACTTGTGCTATTTTTGCATCCAAAACGAAATTTGGATTTTTGACGTTATTGCTATAAAAAAACTGCTTATTTGAGCATTTTTATAAACTAGTTTTTCAGAAAAatgcttttgaaaaaaaaataatttgtgtttAGTAAATTCATTTAAAAAGTAGTTTTGATAAGCAGattgtgtttggataatctttttcaagaagtgtttTTATGAGACAAATGACCAAAACGGACATGTATCAACAGACTTTTAATACTAAAACTATTTtatagaaaagaattattttaaatatctattataatattttttatttaattaaaaaatacttactATAAAATTTTCAATCTATTTATATACATTGATATATTAAAAAACATTAAATGATgacatattatttaaataatttaaatattactaaaaacataaaacaaaaatgaatttaaaaattattccATAAATTAAATCACAACATATGGAAAAATTCACCACATGATAACAAATATGTAacttttttatgaattatttatttaaaattaaatattcgagaaaatatttacaagtatTACGCAAATACCATTTGATCTTGCAACGTGATTCGTCTAtcatttattaattaataattaaaaatgaagagTTATATATTCTTTGATCATTATCGTCAatgttatttttcaattttatttaaagaaaataaatgaaaaataaaatataaattatagaatgAAATAAAGAGTTATGATGTAAATGCGAAGTATAAATCTTAAAATCAAACGTATAAGATATGGTGATTAATTAATAAGGGATATATGTACacgtacatatacatatatatgtatatgtatatgtatatgtatatacctacacatatatatgtacatatacatatatatgtatatgtatgtatgtatatactagTCTCATTTGACCCGAACTAAGTCCAAGCACAAAATTAATATTAAACTTTATATTTGTAAACTTTTTTTAATCTTGTTGctattctttgttttttatttttattttatttttgtgacaTTATGGTAGTTGTAAAGGTAGTTTGAACATATCTCAATATTTCTaatattatcaaataatattttttttaatgaactaaaagaataattttttcttagagtttattttagattcttttttttttttgtttcgaaCACATGCATGCACcaacactatttttctttttattttactgatAGTTTTGGAGGTTAAAGTCTTTAATGATCCAAATCGAGTTTTACCTTATGTTGaattaatttcatcatttttttctcaattcaaTTTACATTGGCTAACCTATTTTTCATTAagtttttctcaattaaacttttATTAATTAACCcatttattacaaaaaaataaataaattctgacattcaaagtaatataataaatatttaatactgcAAATTGTTGAATGATAACATCAATAAAGTTAacttataaataaagataaaatttaattaaataattaaaagacttgattcaacaaaatatttttgtagatgttccttcatattaaaccatacaaaagaaattgaaaagttactaattttttaactttagtgttttttttcctaaaaatatatgttaagaaatttatattgatatttcttaaacgtgtatgaagctttaatatttcatgttaaactATTTGTcataaattctataaaatattgattaaaaaattctatcataaaaaatgtgaaaagaacTACTCTCGATTTTCATTacttagtatcattaatatttagagagttaaattgtattttttaaaaattaaattttcaaatatttttagctatatattaaaaaaattatttaataattaagcatataTTAAGTTagacccactaggtgggaattcactgggtatgttgttgtatatattAATTTAGAAAGGAAATGTCAAGATACCTTGATTACTTGtctatgataaatttgttagtaAAAATGGTAATTTAATATAAGATTATAAATATTTccacaaaatagaaagacaataaactTTTGGATCaatgaatttgattgtataaatagttttttatGATGTCACTATTATTTTTCCATGACTcatcacttttgtagcatttaataagcccaaataattgttcaaatttactaaaataaatgaaaatttgtagagtaattacAACTTaaattaaggataaaattgagCTTCATGTGAGGACTACCGAAATctcacattctctcttatatatagtagtaatgtATATGTGTGCTTGTAAATGATGGTGATATTTttgtcatgaaaaaaataattttctgtttctactttttttgaaaagcaaaaattttctacttctacttctttttaaaagcacttttgcaTGTTCACCAAACACTCTTCTTTTTAGAAAAAAGCAATTCCAAACATGCTATAAAATATAAGGACAAAGCTATTACTTAATGCCTTTACTCTCTCCGAACAATTAGGGAAGCTAATTATGCATGGTTAAAATTGTGAGTGTCTACTCTTGTGATGATAAAGATTAACTTCAATCATTATTGCACAATCACATCATTATTTATGAGCAAGACCCCacaaaaggaaaataagaaaaatgtagcaaaacatgtataattcaattaagaAAAGAAGATTAATTCGACAAGTCGTAGTGAGAGATGAGCATAACTCTTAACATTCAATTAGTTTTAAATTTGAGAAAAGATAGAAGTATGATTTaatcacttttttattttgattttgtttatttCAAATACAAGGTATACATCCTTCAAGAATAAGATTTCAACACAATTTGacccaaaaactaaaaaagattgcaacataaaaattataaaattcatctTACAAGGCTATGAGGAGCTGGTCTTCCAAATGACTTTCTGTTGTTAATAAAGTACGTCATAATGCAAAGTTTAGCTTATCAATATATGGCTAATAATTATTCAAGTATTTTTATGTGTGAGAACTAGTATGTTTAAGATGAGAAACACAGGCTATTTTAATAGTTACTAAGAAAAGCTAATAATTATTCAAGTATTTTTATTTGTGAGAACTGGTATGTTTAAGATGCGAAAAAAATTGAAGTATTTTTCTTTGATAAGGAAGATGTATATTTTCTTTAGGACCACGTGAAACACATGCTGTTTAACTAGTTATTAATAAAGACAAACCTTAATAAGAGCCTCAAGAATGGTCTTTGCTTGGTCAAGGCTACACCTAACCTGCAGAATATGAAACATACAATTTTATACAATACAACTCAATCTAAGAAAGGAATTCAATACAATATTTGTTAATCCGTAGATAGAAGAGCCCCTGCACAAGCTACACAGTATCCCTCTAACCTAGTATATGGGAGGCGTGCTAGAGGAAATCATGCGAGGCAACAGCTTTTGTTTCTTAGTTCATCATTCTTATATCACCAAGACAATCATACTATATTTATCTCAGATATGTGAGAGAATTTATCTCTGATAAGCGAGGATGTCAGGTGTGGACGTCAAGAACATTGGCATGAATGACCTACAAATTGCAACTTAAAATTCCACCATCTTAAAAAGATGTTCAAATTCATTATAAAACAGTGAGGTTGAAACACAAAAAAACGATATAGTATGATTGTCTTGGATGATAGTTACTACTAAAGACACATAAAACGAAGGAAACGACGGTAATAAGTTGTGCCAAAATTTTATGATAAGGGTTACGAGCAGACTAAGAAAGCTGAGCAAGATATGTGATGAAAGAGTGGCCTGGGCCAATAAGGAGAGCAAGGCCATGAGAACACAACCACAAATGAAAGCCCTGTTGATAATTTGTTTTTGTTTCAAGCCGTCAGCACGTGCATAAGAATCGAATTGAGAACTCTAACTGTAATCCCCCACTCACCTGGCGAAGTTTTTCAAATGACTGCACATTGTTTTCCCTCCTTTGCATCTATGAAAGAAAAAGGTTAGTGAAATAAAATACCTCACAACAACTAATCATCAAGGCCAATGATTTAACAAGAACATTAGGTCAAAGTAACCAAAGGTGCATACCCTCCTTGTGTGAAGCCTGTGAGCCTTCTCTCTTGGCCTAAATACATTATATGGATTGGTATCACTAACAGGTGGAGGAGGCTGCAAGAATGAAGGTAGAAAAAACAGTCAGAAAATCAGAACATAATCACTTTTAACTGATTGAGCCATGGAACACCAAATCTAAATACGACTCTTACAAAGGTGCATCAAAAATCTACCAAAATGAAATAACATGAAACTTTTCATTAGGAAAGATATCGCAGTTCATATGTTAGAGAAAGTTGGTGCAAACAGGAGTAATGATGCAACAATATTTCATGTGAGAATTCTGGCAcgaaaatattgatcaaatgcGGAAAGCAGGTGCAAAAATATGCGACCGATTGAGAATATAGGTTTTTTTGGGATAACCTTGGTGTCCAGGCCAACTTTCACGCAAATTGAGAATATGTCAGCAATAATATTAAGTTAATTCTTTTTatgataaccgtggtgtctggGCTAGCAACAATATTCAGTTATTAACAATAACTTCAGTCTGAAATGGGAAAAGGAAGAAGATTTTATTGCGCCCTTATCTGTCGTCTCCCTCCCACTAGAAAAAAGTCCCCACCAAAAGAAAGGAGTCAAAATAAAGCAACAGGGGAAaagcaagaaataaaaaaaggaacaGTGAGCACAGTTAGCAGTTTGCTGGTTTTTCTacaaatatacaacaacaacaacaaacccagtgaattCTCACCAAGTGGGGTcaggggagggtaaaatgtacg comes from Capsicum annuum cultivar UCD-10X-F1 chromosome 2, UCD10Xv1.1, whole genome shotgun sequence and encodes:
- the LOC107857754 gene encoding uncharacterized protein LOC107857754 (The sequence of the model RefSeq protein was modified relative to this genomic sequence to represent the inferred CDS: added 16 bases not found in genome assembly), translated to MLETILHKLEVLDHKARERAGVITPTLNSPIPVLLSFDAAVEALQSLTIKYGVFQPIYTYWKDKRERWQKPILRRLQPPPPVSDTNPYNVFRPREKAHRLHTRRMQRRENNVQSFEKLRQVRCSLDQAKTILEALIKREEKKREVVESEVSL